A part of Variovorax sp. HW608 genomic DNA contains:
- a CDS encoding N-acetylmuramoyl-L-alanine amidase — protein sequence MNAEGFKRRALLQGGSLALLLGIHEIARGATIVAVRVWPAEDYTRVTIESDGRLNSQQLVVGNPPRLAVDIEGIDLNPALRELVGKIKPDDPYINGLRVGQFAPSVVRIVFDLKQAVAPQVFSLAPVAAYRDRLVLDLYPQKPIDPLETFIAERMREVPKTQASRNAPPVAEAPAAASAGSEAPDPLGDLMAQQSVRASQQPSSAASAAAAGRAPAGGLPLQVPPVASAPPPAPAPARGGAMPNQTDRIIIVALDPGHGGEDPGAIGSNGTREKDIVLQIAHRLRERINASSVNGNPMRAFLTRDADFFVPLGTRVQKARRVQADLFVSIHADAFTTPDARGASVFALSQGGASSSAARWLANKENQADKVGGVNVGDHEVQVQRALLDMSTTAQINDSLRLGGAMLGEIRGIGARLHKGQVEQAGFAVLKAPDIPSVLVETAFISNPEEESKLRSTAYQEDLADALMRGIQRYFAQNPPLARSRQL from the coding sequence ATGAACGCCGAAGGATTCAAACGCCGCGCACTGCTGCAAGGCGGCAGTCTCGCCCTCCTGCTCGGCATTCACGAGATCGCGCGCGGCGCGACCATCGTCGCGGTGCGCGTCTGGCCCGCCGAGGATTACACGCGCGTCACCATCGAATCCGACGGGCGATTGAATTCACAGCAGCTCGTCGTCGGCAATCCGCCCCGGCTCGCGGTGGACATCGAGGGCATCGACCTCAACCCCGCGCTTCGCGAGCTGGTCGGCAAGATCAAGCCCGACGACCCCTACATCAACGGCCTGCGCGTCGGCCAGTTCGCGCCGAGCGTGGTGCGGATCGTGTTCGATCTCAAGCAGGCGGTCGCGCCGCAGGTCTTCTCGCTCGCGCCGGTGGCGGCCTATCGCGACCGGCTGGTGCTCGACCTCTATCCGCAGAAGCCGATCGATCCGCTCGAGACCTTCATCGCCGAGCGCATGCGCGAGGTGCCAAAGACGCAGGCATCGCGCAATGCACCGCCGGTCGCCGAGGCGCCTGCCGCAGCGAGCGCCGGCAGCGAAGCGCCCGATCCGCTCGGCGACCTGATGGCGCAGCAGTCGGTGCGCGCGTCGCAGCAGCCCTCTTCCGCCGCGTCCGCTGCTGCGGCCGGGCGCGCGCCTGCCGGCGGCCTGCCGCTGCAGGTCCCGCCGGTGGCCAGCGCCCCGCCCCCCGCGCCCGCGCCCGCGCGCGGCGGCGCGATGCCGAACCAGACCGACCGCATCATCATCGTCGCACTCGACCCCGGCCACGGCGGCGAGGACCCGGGCGCGATCGGCTCGAACGGCACGCGCGAAAAGGACATCGTGCTGCAGATCGCGCACCGCCTGCGCGAGCGGATCAACGCGAGCAGCGTCAACGGCAATCCGATGCGCGCCTTCCTCACGCGCGATGCGGACTTCTTCGTGCCGCTCGGCACGCGCGTCCAGAAGGCGCGCCGGGTGCAGGCCGACCTCTTCGTGAGCATCCATGCGGACGCCTTCACCACGCCCGACGCACGCGGCGCGAGCGTGTTCGCGCTGAGCCAGGGCGGCGCATCGAGCAGCGCCGCGCGCTGGCTCGCGAACAAGGAAAACCAGGCCGACAAGGTCGGCGGCGTGAACGTGGGCGACCACGAGGTGCAGGTGCAGCGCGCGCTGCTCGACATGAGCACCACGGCGCAGATCAACGACAGCCTGCGTCTCGGCGGCGCGATGCTCGGGGAAATCCGCGGCATCGGGGCGCGCCTGCACAAGGGGCAGGTCGAACAGGCCGGTTTCGCGGTGCTCAAGGCGCCGGACATCCCGAGCGTGCTGGTCGAGACCGCCTTCATCAGCAACCCCGAGGAAGAAAGCAAGCTGCGCAGCACGGCCTACCAGGAAGACCTCGCG
- the tsaE gene encoding tRNA (adenosine(37)-N6)-threonylcarbamoyltransferase complex ATPase subunit type 1 TsaE: MAADHLPIVETHSVTRVWRTESDTQALARALASSPALRDAFISLQGDLGAGKTTFVRHLLRSLGITGRIKSPTYAVVEPHEAPDGLAIFHFDFYRFSDPREWEDAGFRDIFAGPGVKLAEWPENAAGRIPLADLAIKIEAMTDDTRTVTLRANTERGSRLLNAA; this comes from the coding sequence ATGGCTGCCGATCACCTGCCGATTGTAGAAACGCACAGCGTCACGCGCGTCTGGCGCACTGAATCCGACACGCAAGCATTGGCTCGCGCGCTCGCGTCATCGCCGGCGCTGCGTGATGCGTTCATCTCACTGCAGGGCGATCTCGGCGCGGGCAAGACCACCTTCGTGCGCCACTTGCTGCGTTCGCTCGGCATCACGGGCCGCATCAAGAGCCCGACCTATGCAGTGGTGGAACCGCACGAGGCACCCGATGGACTCGCGATCTTTCATTTCGACTTCTACCGCTTCAGCGATCCGCGCGAATGGGAAGACGCGGGCTTCCGCGACATCTTCGCGGGCCCCGGCGTCAAGCTGGCCGAATGGCCCGAGAACGCCGCAGGGCGCATCCCGCTTGCGGATCTTGCTATTAAAATCGAAGCAATGACCGACGACACCCGCACCGTGACCCTGCGCGCCAATACCGAGCGCGGCAGCCGGTTGCTCAACGCTGCATGA
- the queG gene encoding tRNA epoxyqueuosine(34) reductase QueG: MIGSHQLVSRIRALARELGFSQIGVAGVDLSSAEPGLRQWLAEGFHGEMHYMAAHGMRRARPAELVPGTVSVITARMDYLPRGTPDGWQAVEFARLERRGEGIVSLYARGRDYHKVLRSRLSKLAERIAEEVGPFGHRAFTDSAPVLEAELASRSGQGWRGKHTLVLDREAGSMFFLGEIYVDMALPPSEPVGAHCGSCRACIDVCPTGAIIAPYRLDARRCISYLTIEHAGPIPVELRPLMANRVYGCDDCQLICPWNKFARQSALPDFDAREGLTGRQLAELFAWSEEEFLRHTEGSPIRRIGHERWLRNVAIALGNALRAGDESARAALETRLSHPSALVREHVEWALGLSAG; this comes from the coding sequence GTGATCGGCAGCCATCAACTCGTGAGTCGGATTCGGGCGCTGGCCCGGGAACTTGGATTCTCCCAAATCGGGGTTGCGGGTGTCGATCTGTCGAGTGCCGAGCCGGGCCTCAGGCAGTGGCTTGCAGAGGGCTTTCACGGCGAGATGCACTACATGGCCGCGCATGGCATGCGGCGCGCACGTCCGGCCGAGCTGGTGCCGGGCACGGTGTCGGTGATCACCGCGCGCATGGACTATCTGCCGCGCGGCACGCCCGACGGCTGGCAGGCCGTGGAGTTCGCGCGGCTCGAGCGGCGCGGCGAAGGCATCGTGTCGCTCTACGCGCGCGGAAGGGACTACCACAAGGTCCTGCGCTCGCGCCTCTCGAAGCTGGCGGAGCGCATCGCAGAGGAGGTCGGACCCTTCGGCCACCGCGCCTTCACCGACTCCGCACCGGTGCTCGAAGCCGAGCTCGCATCGCGCAGCGGCCAGGGCTGGCGCGGCAAGCACACGCTGGTGCTGGACCGCGAGGCCGGGTCGATGTTCTTCCTCGGCGAGATCTACGTCGACATGGCGCTGCCGCCGAGCGAGCCGGTCGGCGCGCATTGCGGCAGTTGCCGCGCCTGCATCGACGTCTGCCCGACGGGGGCCATCATCGCGCCCTACCGGCTCGACGCGCGGCGTTGCATTTCCTACCTCACCATCGAGCATGCGGGGCCGATCCCGGTGGAGTTGCGGCCGCTGATGGCGAACCGCGTCTACGGCTGCGACGACTGCCAGCTCATCTGCCCGTGGAACAAGTTCGCCAGGCAGAGCGCGCTGCCGGATTTCGATGCGCGCGAAGGGCTCACCGGCCGGCAGCTGGCCGAGCTCTTCGCCTGGAGCGAAGAAGAATTCCTGCGCCACACCGAGGGCAGTCCGATCCGCCGCATCGGCCATGAACGCTGGCTGCGCAACGTGGCGATCGCGCTCGGCAATGCGCTGCGTGCGGGCGATGAAAGCGCCCGCGCAGCGCTGGAAACGCGCCTGTCGCACCCGAGCGCGCTGGTGCGCGAGCATGTCGAATGGGCGCTCGGTCTCAGTGCCGGATGA
- a CDS encoding AEC family transporter: MLDRVNYAQLLFPDFSLIACGWLLCRYTALNRLVWDQVESLVYYFLFPVLLFHSIVRSPLDFNATSNLLTAGVGVGLSGIALAYALPFLPLIGARIDRREHAASAQIAFRFNSFICLALAGRVGGPEGLLMIAVLIGVCVPMFNIAAVWPMARHAGAGFARQLARNPLIIATVTGLIANLLGLAVPTWLEPTLARIGASSLALGLMAAGAGMQFASLARGKLLAVSLLAIRHLALPLIGWSLAVALKLDAAQAAVLMTFAAVPTASSAYVLAARMGYNGPYVAGLVTLSTLLGVASLPFALSLISR; this comes from the coding sequence ATCCTCGACCGGGTGAACTATGCGCAGCTTCTCTTCCCGGACTTCTCACTCATCGCCTGCGGCTGGCTCCTGTGCCGCTACACCGCACTCAACCGCCTCGTGTGGGACCAGGTCGAAAGCCTCGTCTACTATTTCCTCTTCCCGGTGCTGCTGTTCCATTCGATCGTGCGCAGCCCGCTCGACTTCAACGCCACCTCGAACCTGCTGACAGCGGGCGTCGGCGTCGGGCTCTCGGGCATCGCGCTCGCTTACGCCCTGCCCTTCCTGCCGCTGATCGGCGCGCGCATCGACCGGCGCGAGCACGCGGCGAGCGCGCAGATCGCCTTCCGCTTCAACTCGTTCATCTGCCTCGCGCTCGCGGGCCGCGTGGGCGGACCCGAGGGGCTCTTGATGATCGCGGTGCTGATCGGCGTGTGCGTGCCGATGTTCAACATCGCCGCGGTGTGGCCGATGGCGCGGCATGCTGGGGCCGGCTTCGCGCGCCAGCTCGCGCGCAATCCGCTCATCATCGCGACGGTCACCGGGCTCATCGCCAACCTGCTGGGGCTGGCGGTGCCGACGTGGCTCGAACCCACGCTCGCGCGCATCGGGGCGTCATCGCTCGCGCTGGGGCTGATGGCGGCCGGCGCTGGCATGCAGTTCGCGTCGCTCGCACGCGGCAAGCTGCTCGCGGTCTCGCTGCTCGCGATCCGTCATCTGGCCCTGCCGCTCATCGGCTGGAGCCTCGCGGTCGCGCTCAAGCTCGACGCGGCGCAGGCAGCAGTGCTGATGACCTTCGCCGCGGTGCCGACCGCATCGAGCGCCTACGTGCTCGCGGCGCGCATGGGCTACAACGGGCCCTACGTCGCGGGGCTGGTCACGCTTTCGACGCTGCTGGGCGTGGCGAGCCTGCCCTTTGCGCTGTCGCTGATCTCGCGCTGA
- a CDS encoding tripartite tricarboxylate transporter substrate binding protein BugE: protein MNRRQWNAFAGAAALFAVAGSSWAQSSYPNRSIELQVPFAPGGTTDIVARVIAEPLTKALGQSVVVINKAGGGGIVGAAETARAAPDGYKLGIATVSSTAANPAINPKTPYDPINDFTPIINIAATPNIIAVHPGFPAKNYAEFLAAIKKNPGKYSYASSGTGGIGHLLMELYKSLTNTYVTHIPYRGAGPALNDVVAGQVPIMFDNIPSALPFIKSGRLVPIVVAAPQRLKELPDVPTFKEVGLEPVNRMAYYGILGPKGLPKEVVDKINAAVKKAVEDPAVRKRIEDTGSLIVANTPEQFAAQIKAEYQVYKEVVTKQKLQLD, encoded by the coding sequence ATGAACCGTCGTCAATGGAATGCGTTCGCCGGCGCAGCCGCGCTGTTCGCGGTCGCAGGGTCCAGCTGGGCGCAGAGCAGTTACCCGAACCGGTCCATCGAACTGCAGGTGCCGTTCGCGCCGGGCGGCACCACCGACATCGTCGCGCGCGTGATTGCCGAACCGCTGACCAAGGCGCTGGGGCAGAGCGTGGTGGTGATCAACAAGGCGGGCGGCGGCGGCATCGTCGGCGCGGCCGAGACCGCGCGCGCCGCGCCGGATGGCTACAAGCTCGGCATCGCGACGGTGTCGAGCACGGCGGCGAATCCGGCGATCAACCCGAAGACGCCGTACGACCCGATCAACGACTTCACGCCGATCATCAACATCGCGGCAACGCCGAACATCATCGCGGTGCATCCGGGCTTCCCGGCGAAGAACTACGCCGAGTTCCTCGCCGCGATCAAGAAGAACCCGGGCAAGTATTCGTACGCCTCGTCGGGCACGGGCGGCATCGGCCACCTGCTGATGGAGCTCTACAAGAGCCTCACCAACACCTACGTGACCCACATCCCGTATCGCGGCGCGGGCCCGGCGCTCAACGACGTGGTGGCGGGCCAGGTGCCGATCATGTTCGACAACATTCCTTCGGCGCTGCCCTTCATCAAGAGCGGCAGGCTGGTGCCGATCGTGGTCGCGGCGCCGCAGCGGCTCAAGGAACTGCCCGACGTGCCGACCTTCAAGGAAGTCGGCCTGGAGCCGGTGAACCGCATGGCCTACTACGGCATCCTCGGTCCGAAGGGGCTGCCCAAGGAAGTGGTCGACAAGATCAACGCCGCCGTCAAGAAGGCGGTCGAGGATCCGGCGGTGCGCAAGCGCATCGAGGACACCGGCTCGCTGATCGTCGCCAACACGCCCGAGCAGTTCGCCGCGCAGATCAAGGCCGAGTACCAGGTCTACAAGGAAGTCGTGACGAAGCAGAAGCTCCAGCTCGATTGA